From Chitinophagales bacterium, the proteins below share one genomic window:
- a CDS encoding undecaprenyl-diphosphate phosphatase: MTIIQAIILGIVEGLTEFLPISSTGHMIIASAIMGIEENDFVKMFEVVIQFGAILAVIILYWKRFVPRRNIKDTFNFYLKLLLAFIPAAIFGLLLKDKVDQMLGSVMVVAISLFLGGIVLLFIDRIFRKTEEGPYKPITNAMAFKIGCFQVISLIPGVSRSAATIIGGLTQKLNRKQAAEFSFFLAVPTMGAATLFDFLDYYKTITHDTIGPLLIGIVVSFIVAIVTIRAFISFLTKHGFLIFGIYRIIVGAIILILLSMGKHLFMQ, encoded by the coding sequence ATGACTATTATTCAGGCAATCATTCTTGGCATTGTGGAAGGGCTTACTGAATTTCTTCCTATTTCCTCTACCGGTCACATGATTATTGCTTCTGCCATAATGGGAATCGAGGAAAATGACTTTGTGAAAATGTTTGAGGTCGTGATACAGTTCGGAGCCATTCTGGCAGTAATCATTTTGTACTGGAAACGATTCGTTCCCAGGAGAAATATTAAGGACACTTTTAACTTTTACCTGAAGCTGCTGCTTGCATTTATTCCTGCAGCCATCTTTGGCTTATTGCTGAAAGATAAGGTTGATCAAATGCTTGGAAGCGTGATGGTAGTTGCCATCTCCTTATTTCTTGGTGGAATTGTATTATTATTCATCGATCGTATTTTCCGAAAAACGGAGGAAGGCCCTTATAAACCCATTACCAATGCAATGGCTTTTAAGATCGGATGTTTCCAGGTAATATCATTGATTCCCGGTGTCTCGCGGTCTGCTGCTACTATCATAGGGGGCCTTACTCAAAAATTAAACAGGAAACAGGCCGCTGAATTCTCTTTTTTCCTCGCCGTTCCCACCATGGGAGCAGCTACATTGTTCGACTTTCTCGATTACTATAAAACGATAACGCACGATACCATAGGCCCTTTGCTTATAGGTATTGTGGTATCATTTATTGTGGCCATTGTTACTATAAGGGCTTTTATTTCTTTCCTTACCAAACACGGGTTTCTGATTTTTGGAATATACCGGATTATTGTTGGAGCAATAATTCTTATATTGCTATCAATGGGGAAACACCTGTTTATGCAATGA
- a CDS encoding PhoH family protein → MTELIIHLDSIEPVDLLGINNSRLQTIKNAFPRVKITSRGNKIKIEGNTQDLELLEEKLNNMVHFIEKYGRLSDKAAEDLLDDIDPFEVDMPKHHPDAIVYGPNGIVVKAKTPNQKRMVDLAEDNDIIFAIGPAGTGKTYTAVALAVRALKNKEIRKIILTRPAVEAGENLGYLPGDLKEKIDPYLRPLYDALDDMIPLDKLNYYMANRVIEVAPLAFMRGRTLDHAYIILDEAQNTTEVQLKMFLTRIGSSAKCIVTGDITQIDLPKSQRSGLFKALSILSDIKGIGTVHLTENDVVRHPLVKKIIRAYEDSEPKEEIRNQTEITQQPPLN, encoded by the coding sequence TTGACAGAATTAATTATTCATCTTGATTCGATAGAACCTGTCGATCTGCTTGGCATCAACAATTCACGGCTTCAAACCATAAAAAATGCTTTTCCCCGGGTGAAAATTACGTCACGCGGAAATAAAATAAAGATTGAAGGAAATACGCAGGACCTGGAGCTGCTTGAAGAAAAGCTTAACAATATGGTGCACTTTATTGAGAAATACGGTCGGCTTTCAGATAAAGCTGCCGAAGATCTGCTTGACGATATTGATCCTTTTGAAGTGGACATGCCGAAGCATCATCCTGATGCAATAGTTTACGGCCCAAATGGAATTGTGGTAAAGGCGAAAACACCGAATCAAAAACGGATGGTAGATCTGGCAGAAGATAACGACATCATATTTGCTATTGGTCCTGCGGGAACCGGAAAAACCTATACGGCAGTTGCGTTAGCAGTGCGTGCTTTAAAAAATAAGGAGATAAGGAAAATAATACTTACCCGTCCTGCAGTCGAAGCTGGCGAAAACCTCGGTTACTTGCCTGGTGATTTAAAAGAAAAGATTGATCCGTATTTACGTCCATTGTACGATGCACTGGATGATATGATCCCTCTTGATAAGCTGAACTATTATATGGCAAACCGTGTGATCGAGGTGGCTCCTCTCGCCTTCATGCGCGGACGAACGCTCGACCATGCTTACATTATTTTGGATGAAGCACAAAACACTACCGAAGTACAGCTGAAGATGTTTTTAACAAGAATCGGTTCTTCTGCAAAGTGCATTGTAACCGGAGACATCACACAAATCGACCTGCCTAAATCACAACGCAGCGGATTATTTAAAGCTTTAAGCATTCTATCTGATATAAAAGGCATTGGTACGGTACACTTAACCGAAAATGATGTAGTTCGTCATCCCCTTGTGAAAAAAATTATAAGAGCGTATGAAGATTCAGAGCCGAAGGAAGAGATCAGAAATCAAACGGAAATAACGCAGCAGCCACCGTTGAACTAA
- a CDS encoding T9SS type A sorting domain-containing protein, which produces MPCCIILSLRRKVGFASVLKNGPQVNLFPNPFAEQATVNFAVTDYMDCTFNLYDINGRLVKTLLDEQVKPGTNRFTFSLKYLVPGNYELIISSGSKFISSKKIIKE; this is translated from the coding sequence ATGCCATGCTGTATCATCCTTTCTCTACGGCGCAAAGTTGGATTTGCCTCAGTTTTAAAAAATGGTCCGCAGGTAAATTTATTTCCCAATCCTTTTGCAGAACAGGCTACAGTCAATTTTGCTGTAACCGATTACATGGATTGCACCTTTAATCTTTACGACATAAATGGAAGGTTGGTAAAAACATTATTGGATGAACAGGTTAAACCAGGAACGAATCGTTTCACCTTTTCCCTGAAATATTTAGTACCGGGAAATTACGAGCTTATTATTTCCTCAGGATCAAAATTCATTAGCTCGAAGAAGATCATTAAAGAATAG
- a CDS encoding SAM-dependent chlorinase/fluorinase: MPVITLTTDLGTRDHYTGTVKGELMKAIPNVQIVDISNEIEPFNIMHGAFVLKNSYHHFPKGTCHLIGVNTLNEEGMSFLVVLNEGFIFIGPDNGFFGLMWEELPSTIFRIREDAAEMFSTLPIKDVFVLAAKHLLAGGDPEEIADKISTYRQSALGRPMINNNFIRCSIIYFDRFENAILNLTREEFEKAAHNRKFVVHFKRFDDIDAVSENYYSVPESEKLILFNSAGYLEIAINKGNAKGLLNLSVGDLVQIEFKG; this comes from the coding sequence ATGCCTGTAATCACGCTCACTACTGACCTGGGGACCCGCGACCACTACACGGGCACAGTAAAAGGCGAGCTGATGAAGGCCATTCCAAATGTTCAAATCGTTGATATTTCGAATGAAATTGAGCCATTTAATATTATGCATGGGGCTTTTGTTTTAAAAAACAGCTACCATCATTTTCCAAAAGGAACCTGCCATCTTATAGGTGTGAATACACTTAACGAAGAAGGCATGTCTTTTTTAGTGGTGCTAAATGAAGGATTTATTTTTATTGGTCCGGACAATGGTTTCTTCGGATTGATGTGGGAGGAATTGCCCTCGACAATTTTTCGCATCAGGGAGGATGCGGCAGAAATGTTCAGCACTCTTCCGATTAAAGATGTCTTTGTTCTGGCTGCTAAACATTTGCTTGCTGGTGGTGATCCGGAAGAAATTGCTGATAAAATTTCAACTTACCGGCAGAGTGCGCTCGGCCGGCCTATGATCAATAATAATTTTATACGGTGTTCCATTATTTATTTTGACCGGTTTGAAAATGCAATTCTCAATCTTACCCGGGAAGAGTTTGAAAAGGCTGCACATAACAGGAAATTTGTTGTTCATTTTAAGCGCTTTGATGATATCGATGCCGTGAGTGAAAATTATTATTCAGTCCCTGAAAGTGAAAAGCTTATTCTATTTAATTCTGCAGGATACCTGGAGATCGCCATCAATAAAGGAAACGCAAAAGGATTATTAAATTTAAGCGTCGGTGATTTGGTGCAAATAGAGTTTAAAGGATAA
- the truB gene encoding tRNA pseudouridine(55) synthase TruB, with protein sequence MTFADILNGSILLFDKPFDWSSFDVVKKVKRLTGAKVGHAGTLDPYATGLLILCTQQLTKKISEIQNKEKEYTGTLTLGKSTPSYDMETEADQYFDTSHITEELIRKMAIQYQGEILQSPPIYSAAMVDGKRAYKKARRGDVFELKKRLVQVHEFEIIEIEMPKVHFRIICAKGFYVRSLANDFGKSLDSGAYLSSLCRTRIGEYHLKDAWQITDFASFVDKEKSLS encoded by the coding sequence ATGACCTTTGCCGACATCCTCAATGGCAGTATTCTGCTTTTCGATAAACCTTTCGACTGGTCATCTTTCGATGTGGTAAAGAAAGTAAAGAGATTAACGGGGGCTAAGGTCGGCCATGCCGGAACACTGGATCCATATGCAACAGGATTGCTCATTCTGTGTACACAACAGCTTACCAAAAAGATCTCTGAAATTCAGAATAAAGAAAAAGAATATACCGGCACCTTAACCCTGGGCAAGTCTACACCGAGCTACGACATGGAAACTGAGGCTGATCAGTATTTTGATACCAGCCATATCACCGAAGAATTGATCAGAAAAATGGCAATTCAATACCAGGGAGAAATTCTGCAGTCACCCCCAATATACTCAGCTGCAATGGTAGATGGGAAACGGGCCTATAAAAAAGCAAGACGAGGTGATGTGTTTGAATTGAAAAAACGTTTAGTTCAGGTGCATGAATTTGAGATAATTGAAATTGAAATGCCGAAGGTTCACTTCAGGATTATTTGTGCGAAAGGTTTTTATGTAAGGTCTTTGGCGAATGACTTCGGCAAATCTTTAGACAGCGGCGCGTATCTTTCTTCACTTTGCCGCACCCGCATCGGCGAATATCATTTAAAGGATGCCTGGCA